From Butyricimonas paravirosa, one genomic window encodes:
- a CDS encoding DUF4163 domain-containing protein encodes MMRNYTFVVALLALFFTGCEEATIKIGKDFLSHKTNEFDITIAYPVFTSQKAEVEQGCKAVNGEISRLIDSLQNDLKAQLNEYLQKAREMKEEPMIPFELDVKDSVFMADRHYISVRLAVYTLTGGANGLTEYYAVNYSLKDKKFLSPESILNYDKSAEIDKQIQRNFKNPENCFSEVPTLANITTINFSGGDICFTYNPLVLGAHYCGAAEISVPRMLLKGDLLLK; translated from the coding sequence ATGATGAGGAATTATACTTTTGTCGTGGCATTGTTGGCGTTGTTTTTCACGGGATGTGAGGAGGCAACGATAAAAATAGGGAAGGATTTTTTGTCCCACAAGACCAACGAGTTTGATATTACGATCGCCTATCCGGTGTTTACCTCTCAAAAAGCCGAGGTGGAACAAGGATGTAAGGCCGTGAACGGGGAGATTTCCCGGTTGATTGACAGCTTGCAAAATGATTTAAAGGCACAATTGAACGAGTACCTGCAAAAGGCACGGGAGATGAAGGAAGAGCCGATGATCCCGTTTGAATTGGATGTTAAGGATAGCGTGTTCATGGCGGATCGTCATTATATCAGTGTTCGCCTTGCGGTTTACACGTTGACAGGAGGAGCTAACGGGCTGACGGAGTACTATGCGGTCAATTACAGCTTGAAGGACAAGAAGTTTTTGAGTCCGGAGAGTATTCTGAATTATGACAAGAGCGCTGAGATTGACAAGCAGATTCAACGGAATTTCAAGAATCCGGAGAATTGTTTCTCGGAAGTTCCCACGTTGGCAAATATAACCACGATAAACTTTTCGGGAGGTGATATTTGCTTTACTTATAATCCACTGGTTTTAGGGGCCCATTATTGTGGAGCGGCGGAAATATCCGTACCCCGTATGTTATTGAAAGGTGATTTATTGTTGAAATAG
- a CDS encoding RNA polymerase sigma factor translates to MLLYQFNKGDERAFKKLFDSFFKSSCAFVKRYISDHGAVEDVVQETFINLWEKRGIYSDMVYFKAYLYKSLYNNALFYLRQHKVSEDVDPGIEDDTESALNAIIEEEVHREIIAAIDKLPPERRRVVELSMVGYSQEEIAEKLNISVNTVKTQKRKAYAFLREELQHLFVLFLMLLNL, encoded by the coding sequence ATGTTATTGTACCAATTTAATAAGGGAGATGAGCGAGCATTTAAAAAGCTGTTTGACAGTTTCTTTAAGTCGTCATGTGCTTTTGTTAAACGTTATATTTCGGATCATGGGGCGGTGGAAGATGTAGTGCAGGAGACATTTATAAATCTTTGGGAGAAGCGGGGAATTTATTCGGATATGGTGTATTTTAAAGCTTATCTTTACAAATCATTGTACAATAACGCTCTTTTTTATTTGCGGCAGCATAAGGTAAGTGAAGACGTGGACCCCGGGATTGAAGATGATACGGAGTCGGCATTGAATGCAATTATAGAAGAAGAGGTTCATCGTGAAATCATAGCGGCAATTGATAAATTACCTCCGGAACGAAGGCGAGTTGTGGAATTGAGTATGGTGGGTTACTCGCAAGAAGAAATTGCTGAAAAATTAAATATTTCTGTAAACACGGTTAAAACACAAAAAAGGAAGGCCTACGCTTTTTTGCGAGAAGAATTACAACATTTGTTTGTTCTGTTCTTAATGCTATTGAATCTTTGA
- a CDS encoding FecR family protein, whose product MEKYRKSIELAERITRYLKGDLSDTEMLELEKSLEESSDGTQLLTKISDQKNIADKQAIYESFDANKSWDKIRKVTGRKVHGKIYHVFWYAAILMLPLMVAASVWYIGRVEELERPQYIVDAYFESHKTILELPGGLFVDLDTVRNIAKKLNEFGVTLEEGQGLNYSGIDSIIDDKIEYHRIIVPRGGEYNLKLADGTDVWMFADSEIRFPTRFKGNKREVYLSGEAYFEVHHDPSRPFYVKTTSLDVKVLGTSFNVKAYDDMDVVETSLVEGVVSVKDNVLRPNMQAVFHKNTGDFSYRKINGDNYRLRKERVFVFENERLDDILQEMARWYDFDIFYQNPDIADKQFGLKLEKYEHVDSLLRILELTGEVKFSIKGRILTVMSGS is encoded by the coding sequence ATGGAAAAATATAGAAAGTCAATAGAATTAGCGGAGAGAATTACCCGGTATTTGAAAGGAGATCTTTCGGATACGGAGATGTTGGAGTTGGAAAAGAGTTTGGAGGAATCTTCGGACGGGACTCAACTTTTGACAAAAATTAGTGATCAAAAGAATATAGCAGATAAACAGGCTATTTATGAATCATTTGATGCGAATAAAAGTTGGGATAAAATTCGAAAAGTAACCGGAAGAAAGGTACACGGGAAAATTTACCACGTGTTCTGGTATGCTGCGATATTGATGTTACCTTTGATGGTTGCTGCTTCTGTTTGGTATATTGGTCGTGTGGAGGAGTTAGAACGTCCGCAATATATCGTGGATGCTTATTTCGAAAGTCATAAAACAATATTGGAATTGCCAGGAGGACTGTTTGTGGATTTGGATACGGTTAGAAATATAGCAAAAAAATTAAATGAATTCGGGGTAACTTTGGAGGAAGGGCAAGGATTGAATTATTCCGGAATAGATAGTATCATTGATGATAAAATTGAGTATCATCGGATAATTGTTCCGAGAGGTGGAGAATATAATTTGAAATTGGCGGATGGGACTGACGTCTGGATGTTTGCAGATTCGGAGATTCGTTTCCCAACACGTTTTAAAGGAAATAAGCGTGAGGTATACTTGTCGGGGGAGGCTTATTTTGAAGTGCATCATGATCCCTCTCGTCCATTCTACGTGAAAACGACATCGCTTGATGTAAAGGTGTTGGGGACAAGTTTTAACGTGAAAGCTTATGATGATATGGATGTGGTGGAAACCTCCTTAGTCGAAGGGGTGGTTAGTGTGAAAGATAATGTACTACGTCCGAATATGCAGGCTGTTTTTCATAAGAATACGGGAGACTTTTCCTACCGGAAAATTAATGGAGATAATTATCGTTTGCGAAAGGAACGGGTTTTTGTTTTTGAAAACGAACGTTTGGACGATATTTTACAGGAAATGGCTCGTTGGTATGATTTCGATATTTTCTATCAGAATCCTGATATTGCAGATAAACAGTTCGGTCTCAAATTGGAAAAATACGAACATGTGGATTCTTTGTTAAGGATACTGGAATTGACGGGTGAAGTGAAGTTTTCCATTAAGGGAAGAATATTAACTGTAATGAGTGGAAGTTAA
- a CDS encoding SusC/RagA family TonB-linked outer membrane protein — MKLCLCLILVLGGGVFSNTFAQGEKLTLKRENASMLDIILAVEKQSGMTFVYSMDAVNKIGKITIDVKDVSIDSVMSVCLQKTEYTYSLEKNVVVIKKRPANEIAQSIAEQKKRIISGTVVDKQKMTLPGVSVYIKGTTIGVVTDVSGSYKLEVPVSTKVLVFSFVGMKTKEVALDKENVVNVVMEEEVSDLDEVTVVAYGERKKRELISSVSSVKAEDLDELPSASLETLLQGHMAGVEVNNISGSPGGGGSQVAIRGYNSLMNGMTDNSPLYVIDGVPVNSFTSPVTGTNTLAEIDPSTIESVEVLKDAASAALYGSRASNGVILITTKKGRAGRGKFTANVSQSWSILPKTPYQVIGHGERLAHIQALRARRVGYQDRATYGYILPDSYESVYGTGGVYDYFWNNGKKISDSFIDGDRILHDSLNPFYNNATNWWKHSFRTGKILNANLQASGGTENFQYMVGLGWYDESGIMLGSDFSRVNMISNLKIIPREKLTLDARLYLAYTDRSKGAANTSFSQATAFEGLTVDPKVNSSLLPGSGSVLDEVLKRLNETSEKNYTYRVRANMGLSYNILTGLDFSTTLGIDFSQSKKNAFEPSYLNQDNLSKSTGETGSSTMFTNENLLRYNKSFNEIHNIDVLLGLAYTRESSDALSGSGKGAPSDDLHYVTDDFQDIIDINGTATAMKDYKSDFEESIMLSYFGRLAYNYNKKYLTEFTIRRDGSSVFGENVRWATFPSVAVGWAFSEESFMDRFWWLSYGKIRASWGKQGKAFRDPYLAQGTLKASNSFMGVMGVVPTTMLASDLTWEESDQYDIGLDVDLFDYRIKLKLDYYYKYSSSLLQLVELPGNVYYHTQALQNVLEISNEGLELEALADIFRDGPFTWRARFNISRNWSRFEKSNTGMDLGTVVIGRPVYGVYAYNDLGIIESEEDIPVFVDRWGNKNPLSSGSPTQPFVPGLRMIEDVDGNGRINEDDMVYVDSALPIAHGGIASELTWKGFDLNVMFTYSIGRHIMNAYATPLSYTSLRYKDKPLFTNVADATFWTKSGDKADYPALMGSYGYVGQFDGCYASNIENVHHLRLKQLTLGYNVPKEWLKRVNIEGIRLFLTGENLFLLTNYSGLDPETVNPARGGIDDFSNYPLARKFTLGLTLNF, encoded by the coding sequence ATGAAATTATGCTTGTGTCTGATCCTTGTTTTAGGTGGAGGTGTATTCAGTAATACGTTTGCACAGGGGGAGAAGTTGACATTGAAGCGGGAAAATGCTTCGATGTTGGATATTATTCTTGCCGTGGAGAAGCAAAGCGGTATGACGTTCGTATATAGTATGGATGCGGTGAATAAAATCGGGAAAATCACGATAGACGTGAAAGATGTGTCGATTGACAGTGTGATGAGTGTTTGCTTGCAGAAGACCGAGTATACTTATTCTTTGGAGAAAAATGTAGTCGTGATTAAAAAGAGACCAGCTAACGAGATTGCCCAGTCAATAGCGGAACAAAAAAAGAGAATCATATCTGGAACGGTCGTTGATAAACAGAAAATGACCTTGCCGGGAGTTTCTGTCTACATAAAGGGAACGACTATCGGAGTTGTGACGGATGTTAGTGGTTCTTACAAGTTGGAAGTGCCTGTTTCGACGAAAGTATTGGTATTTTCGTTCGTCGGGATGAAGACAAAAGAAGTTGCCTTAGACAAAGAGAATGTGGTAAATGTGGTTATGGAGGAAGAGGTTTCCGATTTGGATGAGGTGACTGTAGTGGCTTATGGCGAGCGTAAAAAACGAGAATTAATCAGTTCTGTTTCTTCCGTGAAAGCCGAGGATTTGGACGAGTTACCTTCTGCCAGTCTTGAGACTTTATTACAGGGGCATATGGCTGGAGTTGAGGTGAATAATATTTCCGGTTCTCCTGGTGGTGGTGGTTCTCAGGTTGCCATTCGTGGTTATAACTCGTTGATGAACGGGATGACGGATAATTCTCCTTTGTACGTGATTGATGGTGTTCCGGTAAATTCATTTACCTCTCCGGTAACAGGTACGAATACATTGGCCGAAATTGACCCGTCTACGATTGAATCGGTGGAAGTGTTGAAGGATGCTGCTTCTGCTGCTTTATACGGTTCCCGTGCCAGTAATGGAGTTATTTTGATTACAACAAAAAAAGGACGTGCCGGTCGAGGAAAGTTTACGGCTAACGTGTCTCAATCTTGGTCTATCCTTCCGAAAACACCTTATCAGGTAATCGGGCATGGAGAGCGATTGGCTCATATTCAAGCATTACGAGCAAGACGGGTTGGCTATCAGGATCGGGCAACTTACGGATATATCCTGCCTGATTCTTACGAGAGTGTATACGGAACCGGTGGCGTGTATGATTATTTTTGGAATAATGGTAAAAAGATCAGTGATTCGTTTATTGATGGAGATCGTATCTTGCATGATAGTTTAAATCCATTTTATAATAATGCAACGAACTGGTGGAAACATAGTTTCCGGACAGGTAAAATTCTGAATGCGAATTTGCAGGCATCTGGAGGTACCGAGAATTTCCAATATATGGTTGGATTGGGATGGTATGATGAGAGCGGAATTATGTTGGGTAGTGATTTTTCTCGTGTGAACATGATTAGTAACCTAAAAATTATTCCTAGAGAGAAACTGACATTGGATGCTCGTCTTTATTTGGCTTACACGGATAGAAGTAAGGGTGCTGCCAATACCTCTTTTAGTCAAGCAACAGCTTTCGAAGGATTGACAGTTGACCCGAAAGTAAATTCTTCCCTTCTTCCTGGTAGTGGTTCTGTGTTGGATGAGGTATTGAAACGTTTGAACGAGACGTCAGAAAAGAATTATACCTATCGTGTTCGTGCGAATATGGGATTAAGTTATAATATCCTTACCGGCTTGGATTTCTCGACAACTTTAGGAATCGACTTCTCTCAATCTAAGAAAAATGCGTTTGAACCGAGTTATCTGAATCAAGATAATTTGAGTAAGTCAACCGGAGAAACCGGGAGTTCCACGATGTTCACGAACGAGAATCTTCTTCGTTATAATAAATCTTTTAATGAGATACATAATATAGATGTTTTGTTGGGATTGGCCTATACGCGGGAGTCTTCTGATGCTTTGAGTGGTTCGGGTAAAGGGGCTCCAAGTGATGACTTACATTACGTGACAGATGATTTTCAAGATATTATAGATATAAACGGAACTGCCACCGCGATGAAAGATTATAAGTCAGATTTCGAGGAATCTATTATGTTGAGTTACTTTGGACGTTTGGCATATAACTATAACAAGAAATATTTGACTGAATTTACGATTCGTCGTGATGGTTCTTCGGTATTCGGAGAGAATGTGCGTTGGGCTACATTTCCTTCTGTCGCTGTTGGATGGGCTTTCTCGGAAGAATCTTTTATGGATAGATTTTGGTGGTTGAGTTACGGAAAGATACGGGCTTCTTGGGGTAAACAAGGAAAAGCTTTTCGTGATCCTTATTTAGCTCAGGGAACATTGAAGGCAAGTAATAGTTTTATGGGTGTGATGGGAGTTGTTCCGACAACCATGTTAGCCAGTGATCTGACATGGGAGGAATCTGATCAATATGATATCGGTTTGGACGTGGATTTGTTTGATTACCGGATAAAATTGAAATTGGACTATTATTATAAATATTCTTCTTCTTTGTTACAGTTAGTAGAATTACCCGGAAATGTTTATTACCACACGCAGGCTTTACAAAACGTTCTAGAGATCTCTAACGAGGGGTTGGAATTAGAAGCTCTTGCTGATATTTTCCGAGATGGTCCGTTTACTTGGCGTGCTCGATTTAATATTTCCAGAAACTGGAGTCGTTTTGAAAAATCTAACACGGGGATGGATTTGGGTACGGTTGTTATCGGACGTCCGGTGTATGGTGTATACGCTTATAATGACTTAGGAATTATCGAGAGTGAAGAGGATATTCCGGTTTTTGTAGACCGATGGGGAAATAAGAATCCCTTGTCAAGTGGATCACCAACCCAACCTTTTGTACCGGGATTGAGAATGATCGAGGACGTGGATGGGAACGGAAGGATCAATGAGGACGATATGGTGTACGTGGATTCGGCTCTTCCCATTGCTCATGGTGGTATCGCGAGTGAACTTACGTGGAAAGGATTTGATTTGAATGTGATGTTCACGTATAGTATCGGGCGTCATATTATGAATGCGTACGCAACACCACTTAGTTACACTTCCTTGAGATATAAGGATAAACCTTTGTTTACGAATGTGGCAGATGCGACGTTTTGGACAAAATCGGGAGATAAGGCTGACTATCCCGCTCTTATGGGATCATACGGGTACGTGGGCCAGTTCGATGGGTGTTATGCTTCAAACATTGAGAATGTTCATCATCTGCGCTTGAAACAATTGACGTTAGGTTATAATGTACCTAAAGAGTGGCTGAAAAGGGTGAATATAGAAGGGATTAGATTGTTCCTGACGGGAGAGAACTTGTTTTTGTTGACGAACTATTCCGGTTTGGATCCTGAAACAGTAAATCCGGCGAGGGGAGGAATTGATGATTTCTCAAATTATCCTTTGGCACGTAAATTCACGTTAGGTTTAACTTTAAACTTTTAA
- a CDS encoding RagB/SusD family nutrient uptake outer membrane protein — protein MKKICVLVIMAWGMFFSSCDSVLDVTPENEITFTNFFKSEEDLNAINAQMHSFMKTLGAAENMHVKMGLIYDYTSSATNNDVKKLLPTAVVNGVGTNWNIHYNVIHFANLILDNIHRVGDLTEDRKNFYLGQAYFAKGYMYYCLARDWGNAVITKDSESQAMLGNSTAEEVLAEAIRNGKLAEGILGKYENLVDLSGKPLATKQYGSKGAATALLAHAYAWKGSMIDLYGWNDDAKEAYEESIHWATELIEGRAGAYSLETSVESLCVNTLSGYGSENIFSLAFDEYASAYPMTTSLARFFTTWPVNTTATPAAVKTRSYCVKASRIQEMYEEKDERRNSFFYKLDSMAGVNTATTGGYAYVYKWREGYYKTTVTGSVNMISVKADYVMWRLADIYLLRAECYAKLDDSRAKDDLNVIRRRAKATEYPAAGESDIRMAIFREREKELLYEGHRYYDVVRNNYLIELDPVYAELTKQDIQDGVLYLPIHTKAFTMNDILRQNQYWFKFEN, from the coding sequence ATGAAGAAGATATGCGTACTTGTTATAATGGCTTGGGGAATGTTTTTTTCCTCGTGTGATAGTGTGTTAGATGTTACTCCGGAGAATGAAATCACTTTTACGAATTTCTTTAAAAGTGAAGAAGATTTGAATGCTATAAATGCTCAGATGCATAGTTTTATGAAAACATTGGGTGCGGCAGAGAATATGCATGTAAAAATGGGATTAATTTATGATTACACGTCTTCTGCTACCAATAATGATGTAAAAAAATTGTTACCGACGGCTGTGGTTAATGGGGTCGGAACCAATTGGAATATACATTATAACGTGATCCATTTTGCCAATTTAATTCTGGATAATATTCATCGAGTAGGGGATTTGACTGAGGATCGGAAGAACTTCTATTTGGGGCAAGCCTATTTTGCTAAAGGATATATGTACTATTGTTTAGCTCGTGATTGGGGAAATGCCGTGATTACGAAGGATAGTGAATCACAAGCAATGCTGGGGAATAGTACGGCAGAAGAAGTTTTGGCGGAGGCAATTCGTAATGGGAAATTGGCTGAGGGAATTTTGGGGAAATACGAGAATCTGGTCGATTTAAGTGGAAAGCCTTTAGCAACAAAGCAATATGGGAGTAAAGGGGCTGCCACGGCTTTGCTTGCACATGCCTATGCGTGGAAAGGTTCTATGATAGATTTATATGGTTGGAATGATGATGCGAAGGAGGCTTATGAAGAGTCTATTCATTGGGCTACCGAGTTGATTGAAGGGCGGGCTGGAGCATATAGTTTGGAGACTTCCGTGGAAAGTTTGTGTGTTAATACTTTGAGTGGGTATGGAAGTGAAAATATTTTTTCTTTGGCATTTGACGAGTACGCTTCTGCTTATCCGATGACAACATCGTTGGCTCGTTTTTTTACCACTTGGCCGGTAAACACGACAGCGACCCCCGCGGCGGTAAAAACTCGTTCTTACTGTGTGAAAGCTTCCCGTATCCAAGAAATGTACGAAGAAAAGGATGAACGTCGTAATAGCTTTTTCTATAAATTGGATTCGATGGCAGGAGTGAATACGGCTACTACTGGCGGATATGCTTACGTGTATAAATGGAGAGAAGGTTATTATAAAACAACCGTTACGGGATCCGTGAATATGATTAGTGTAAAAGCGGATTATGTGATGTGGCGTTTGGCCGACATTTATTTGTTACGTGCAGAATGTTACGCTAAACTGGATGATTCTCGTGCTAAAGATGATTTAAATGTGATCCGTCGTCGGGCTAAAGCAACGGAATATCCGGCTGCAGGGGAAAGCGATATTCGTATGGCGATTTTCCGTGAGCGTGAAAAAGAGTTACTCTATGAAGGACATCGTTACTATGATGTCGTACGTAATAATTACTTGATAGAGTTAGATCCGGTATATGCAGAGCTAACGAAACAAGATATTCAAGATGGAGTACTGTACCTACCGATTCATACGAAAGCTTTTACAATGAATGATATTCTGAGACAAAATCAGTATTGGTTTAAATTTGAAAATTAA
- a CDS encoding fasciclin domain-containing protein, producing MKKILLAISIVLTIVSCTTDYNMNNTGLANGKFDGTMYDYFHSDSYNWDSLIIMIDRAGLQDLFNGEVEGYEEITFWGPTNNSIRRWMLEGGTGVPKRLKDLSPEECRKYVMAHVVKGKTMLNDIPRGTINMGSVSGGMTMYGEDNKNEMWVYTEQLPYNGVIDVGAVIIKIRSMRTLVDIDIASCNIEPTTGVVHSLHPNYTLGEL from the coding sequence ATGAAAAAGATACTATTGGCAATTAGTATAGTGTTAACTATTGTATCCTGTACAACGGATTACAATATGAATAATACGGGATTAGCTAACGGGAAATTTGACGGGACAATGTATGATTATTTTCATTCGGATTCTTATAATTGGGATTCATTAATTATCATGATTGACCGGGCTGGATTACAGGATTTGTTTAACGGGGAAGTGGAAGGATACGAGGAGATTACCTTTTGGGGACCGACGAATAATTCCATTCGTCGGTGGATGCTGGAAGGGGGAACGGGAGTTCCGAAACGTCTGAAAGATTTAAGTCCGGAAGAGTGTCGTAAATATGTGATGGCTCATGTGGTAAAAGGTAAAACGATGCTAAACGATATCCCTCGCGGTACGATTAACATGGGGAGTGTTTCTGGAGGCATGACAATGTACGGAGAAGATAACAAGAATGAAATGTGGGTGTACACGGAACAATTACCTTATAATGGAGTAATTGATGTGGGAGCCGTAATCATCAAAATTCGTTCGATGAGAACTTTGGTGGATATTGACATTGCTTCTTGTAACATTGAGCCTACAACCGGGGTAGTACATTCTCTGCACCCGAATTATACTTTAGGAGAGCTTTAA
- a CDS encoding thioredoxin family protein — protein sequence MKALYFSIVCFFLLGGNVSGQGIRFFEGSLDQALEVAKKEGKLVFVDFYADWCGPCKQLAKEVFSKDEVGVYYNEKFISVKVNTEDATNKTYVRKYKVSSLPTLVFMQADGKLISSVSGTMGVDDFIVAGRVAAGEEMSFEALYSKYKSNSKDLNLLQKLLERAPGFVGIQEKAVDKQKWITRVEDLYKKYIDKKPIEEMVNRDDFRIIRTFHKIDGQEDPFLEKMIDHLAEYKEKVGNAPAGYLLEYNNKIMSRLARAGKMEYKKYLDRVNGDLKLAYDLMPERAVSPYDRIRYMYEGEYLIYYKKDVKAYMDLQEEYIHALGKEANDVDYGSAVQTLYEATGGKISNEWHEKASQWIVEALKTPNVPLMNKLNLMVLLGDASRELGKYDEAKKCYNQAFMESMQLEHQMTQRGIQMSLKRKLAKLDLLKK from the coding sequence ATGAAAGCGTTATATTTTAGTATCGTTTGTTTCTTCCTATTGGGAGGGAACGTGTCTGGACAAGGGATTCGTTTTTTTGAAGGCTCTTTGGATCAGGCTTTGGAAGTTGCTAAGAAAGAAGGTAAACTCGTGTTTGTTGATTTCTATGCGGACTGGTGTGGACCATGTAAACAATTAGCAAAAGAAGTATTTTCGAAAGATGAGGTCGGCGTGTACTATAATGAAAAATTCATTAGTGTTAAAGTGAATACGGAAGACGCTACCAATAAAACTTATGTTCGAAAATACAAAGTAAGTTCATTGCCAACATTGGTATTTATGCAAGCTGATGGAAAATTAATTTCCTCTGTTTCAGGTACAATGGGAGTGGACGATTTTATTGTAGCCGGTAGAGTTGCTGCGGGTGAAGAGATGAGTTTTGAAGCGTTGTATAGTAAATATAAATCTAATTCAAAAGATTTGAATTTATTACAAAAGTTGTTGGAGAGAGCCCCGGGATTTGTCGGGATACAGGAGAAAGCCGTGGATAAGCAAAAGTGGATCACTAGGGTGGAGGATTTGTACAAGAAGTATATTGATAAGAAGCCTATAGAAGAAATGGTCAATAGGGATGACTTTAGAATTATTCGTACTTTTCACAAAATAGACGGGCAGGAAGATCCTTTTTTGGAAAAGATGATCGATCATCTGGCAGAATATAAGGAGAAAGTAGGCAATGCTCCGGCTGGTTATTTGTTGGAATACAATAATAAAATAATGTCACGTTTGGCTCGGGCGGGGAAAATGGAATATAAAAAATACTTGGATCGCGTGAATGGTGATCTGAAGTTGGCTTATGATTTGATGCCTGAGCGTGCTGTAAGTCCTTACGATCGAATCAGATATATGTATGAGGGAGAATATTTGATTTATTATAAGAAAGATGTTAAAGCCTATATGGATCTACAAGAGGAATATATTCATGCATTAGGAAAAGAAGCTAATGACGTGGATTATGGTAGTGCCGTACAGACTTTGTATGAAGCTACTGGAGGTAAGATTTCGAATGAATGGCATGAGAAGGCTTCCCAATGGATTGTTGAAGCGTTGAAGACTCCTAATGTTCCGTTGATGAATAAACTAAATTTGATGGTCTTGCTTGGAGATGCTTCGCGGGAGTTAGGGAAATATGATGAGGCAAAAAAGTGTTATAATCAAGCTTTTATGGAGTCTATGCAATTGGAACATCAAATGACTCAAAGGGGTATTCAGATGTCTTTGAAGAGAAAATTGGCGAAGTTGGATTTGTTGAAAAAATAA
- a CDS encoding DUF4163 domain-containing protein, with translation MKSTLIMAVFMAFVFMGCQPKVQDLNVKNEKVTANSENWDITVNRSMFSSADANVNKSCEVLNKKIEKFVNDLQDSLKTDANEFFQAWQGSGEERPAWIYELQVGDSVFIANDQYVSVRLIVYTFTGGAHGITNFYTFNYDVQNQKFLTNQEILNYTNETQINTQLKANFKNPEGCFTTDPTLKDVTAVNFNKTSVCFTYGQYVLGAYACGVAEVAVPRTALKNDLLIK, from the coding sequence ATGAAAAGTACACTAATTATGGCTGTTTTTATGGCATTCGTTTTTATGGGATGCCAGCCGAAGGTTCAGGATTTAAACGTGAAGAATGAAAAGGTTACGGCGAATTCTGAGAATTGGGACATTACGGTAAATCGTTCCATGTTCTCCTCTGCTGATGCGAACGTGAACAAGAGCTGCGAGGTCTTGAACAAGAAGATTGAGAAGTTCGTGAATGATTTGCAGGATAGCTTGAAGACTGATGCGAATGAATTTTTCCAAGCATGGCAGGGATCGGGAGAAGAACGTCCTGCATGGATATACGAGTTGCAGGTGGGGGATAGCGTGTTTATTGCAAACGACCAATACGTGAGTGTGCGCTTGATTGTTTACACTTTCACGGGCGGTGCGCATGGAATAACGAATTTCTATACCTTCAATTATGACGTGCAGAATCAGAAATTCTTGACGAATCAGGAGATTCTGAATTATACTAACGAGACTCAGATTAATACCCAGTTGAAAGCGAATTTCAAGAATCCAGAAGGTTGTTTCACGACAGATCCCACGTTGAAAGATGTGACGGCCGTTAACTTTAACAAAACCTCGGTTTGTTTCACTTATGGGCAATATGTTCTGGGTGCTTATGCTTGTGGGGTGGCTGAAGTTGCTGTTCCTCGGACGGCATTGAAAAACGATTTGTTGATTAAATAA